One genomic window of Montipora capricornis isolate CH-2021 unplaced genomic scaffold, ASM3666992v2 scaffold_417, whole genome shotgun sequence includes the following:
- the LOC138035519 gene encoding uncharacterized protein yields the protein MCGKAAETQAHVLDGCGALAQSKYMTRHNEAVNVIFYELLKDLDLVTSIPPWYSQNTPKPLYENEKAKALWDVPLYPEYAEVRNNRIDCTVIDKKKKKVVLLEISCPWVSNFEIKCAEKTSKYAPLRYKLRRRYPGYTIEQHNIIIDALGGSSRSVKESLRQLVGSG from the coding sequence ATGTGTGGTAAGGCCGCTGAAACGCAAGCGCACGTGCTAGATGGGTGTGGTGCGTTAGCCCAGTCGAAATACATGACGCGACACAACGAAGCAGTCAACGTGATTTTCTACGAGCTCTTGAAAGATCTAGACCTAGTGACATCTATACCACCGTGGTATTCTCAGAATACGCCGAAGCCACTCTACGAGAACGAGAAAGCAAAGGCACTCTGGGACGTACCACTGTATCCAGAATACGCGGAGGTGAGAAACAACAGGATAGACTGTACTGTTAtagacaagaagaagaagaaagtggTACTACTCGAAATAAGCTGTCCATGGGTTAGTAATTTCGAGATCAAGTGTGCAGAGAAGACTAGTAAGTACGCTCCGCTGCGGTACAAACTAAGAAGGAGATACCCGGGGTACACGATTGAGCAGCATAATATCATAATAGACGCGCTAGGAGGGAGCTCGCGAAGTGTCAAGGAAAGCTTACGCCAATTGGTTGGAAGTGGCTGA